In Massilia antarctica, the following are encoded in one genomic region:
- a CDS encoding response regulator transcription factor yields MLNNSESIGCYVRSDGLFARLQTLLQQSGFGCERFASENSLSRMLSRRGFTLLLIDIGNHRDDSEDFVSWLNCRTGNSTPVIALSQGTPEMAALALNAGADDFIGAHFEAVEAIARIRAVIRRHRPNSVRRTIALGKFTLDREAASAAYDGETVELTPREFTMAWLFFSSPGVFISRGTIGASIWSADSEVAGRTIEQHVYKLRKKLQFGVERGVIIRTSYSQGYRLEYTPPA; encoded by the coding sequence ATGCTGAATAATTCTGAGAGCATCGGCTGCTACGTGCGTAGCGACGGTCTGTTCGCCAGGCTGCAGACATTGCTGCAGCAGTCCGGTTTTGGCTGCGAGCGTTTCGCATCGGAGAACAGCCTGTCGCGCATGCTGAGCCGGCGCGGCTTCACGCTGCTGCTGATCGACATCGGCAATCACCGCGACGACAGCGAGGATTTCGTCTCCTGGCTCAACTGCCGCACCGGCAACAGCACGCCGGTCATCGCCCTCTCGCAGGGCACGCCGGAGATGGCGGCGCTGGCGCTCAACGCCGGCGCCGATGACTTCATCGGCGCCCATTTCGAGGCGGTCGAGGCGATCGCGCGGATACGCGCGGTGATCCGGCGCCATCGTCCGAACAGCGTGCGCCGCACCATCGCATTGGGGAAATTTACCCTGGACCGCGAGGCGGCCAGCGCCGCCTATGACGGCGAGACAGTGGAATTGACGCCGCGCGAATTCACCATGGCCTGGCTGTTCTTTTCGTCGCCGGGCGTGTTCATCTCGCGCGGCACCATCGGGGCGTCGATCTGGAGTGCCGACAGCGAGGTGGCGGGCCGCACGATCGAACAGCATGTCTACAAGCTGCGCAAGAAGCTGCAGTTCGGGGTGGAGCGGGGCGTGATCATCCGCACCTCGTACAGCCAGGGTTACCGGCTCGAATACACGCCGCCAGCCTGA
- a CDS encoding toxin co-regulated pilus biosynthesis Q family protein, producing MPHMLKFLLFFSRPVLLMLLGACLPLASAAAPALALAAVAQPLLLPAYGSWIDGADCVDEPAGVVAAAPVPAAAQPVQPAQPVQPVQPAPPQAWQLKAADQTLKTALMRWAASEGWQLVWEAPVDYAVERDTMVGGSLEQAIEAVARSMAGADTPLQAIFYKGNRVIRIVARGGQP from the coding sequence ATGCCGCATATGCTCAAGTTCCTGTTATTTTTTTCGCGGCCTGTCCTGCTGATGTTGCTGGGCGCATGCCTGCCGCTGGCGTCCGCCGCCGCCCCGGCCCTGGCGCTGGCCGCAGTCGCGCAGCCGTTGCTGTTGCCCGCTTACGGCTCCTGGATCGACGGCGCCGATTGCGTGGACGAGCCGGCGGGCGTGGTGGCCGCCGCGCCGGTGCCGGCCGCAGCGCAGCCAGTGCAGCCAGCGCAGCCAGTGCAACCAGTGCAGCCAGCGCCGCCGCAGGCCTGGCAGCTCAAGGCCGCCGACCAGACCCTCAAGACGGCGCTGATGCGCTGGGCCGCCAGCGAAGGCTGGCAGCTGGTGTGGGAAGCGCCGGTCGACTACGCCGTCGAACGCGACACCATGGTCGGCGGCAGCCTGGAACAGGCGATCGAAGCGGTCGCGCGCAGCATGGCCGGCGCCGACACGCCGCTGCAGGCGATTTTCTACAAGGGCAACCGGGTCATTCGCATCGTCGCCAGAGGAGGGCAACCATGA
- a CDS encoding type II secretion system F family protein: MQVDLQRWWARTQFGAAVRLRVYRKIAAMLGNGVPLLKILDELWERAASEGRKPNEPLAIVLADCRRTVQNGRFLGDGLEWWVPSTERMIILAGEQSGRLEVTLQVLAGVVKSQKEIQRVVIGGLSYPLAILAMVLAYLYVFGVTVVPQFARMVDPEKWRGSARSLYLMSQLVQQWMLPIVGAMLLVLVAVGLSMPRWRGNVRVVLDRYAPYSIYRLQVGSGFLMAFSALQFAGITVEKSLQRLSGQAPPWLRERLDGALLGVKSGLNCGEALRNAGYGFPSPEVVDDLCVYAEYKGFADALKILADEWLADGVETVSAQMKVLNGFAVIALALVIAWLVTGFFGIQQEIASMTRSMR; this comes from the coding sequence ATGCAGGTTGACTTGCAGCGCTGGTGGGCGCGCACCCAGTTCGGCGCGGCCGTGCGCCTGCGCGTGTACCGCAAGATCGCGGCCATGCTGGGCAACGGCGTGCCGCTGCTGAAAATTCTCGATGAGCTGTGGGAGCGCGCCGCCAGCGAGGGACGCAAACCGAACGAGCCGCTGGCCATCGTGCTGGCCGATTGCCGGCGCACGGTGCAGAACGGGCGCTTTCTCGGCGATGGCCTGGAATGGTGGGTCCCGAGCACCGAACGCATGATCATCCTGGCCGGCGAGCAGTCCGGGCGGCTGGAAGTGACCTTGCAGGTGCTGGCCGGGGTGGTCAAGTCGCAGAAGGAAATCCAGCGCGTGGTCATCGGCGGCCTGTCCTACCCGCTGGCGATCCTGGCCATGGTGCTCGCTTACCTGTATGTGTTCGGGGTGACGGTGGTGCCGCAGTTCGCGCGCATGGTCGACCCGGAGAAGTGGCGCGGCTCGGCGCGCTCGCTGTACCTGATGTCTCAGCTGGTGCAGCAATGGATGCTGCCGATCGTCGGCGCCATGCTGCTGGTGCTGGTGGCGGTCGGGCTGTCGATGCCGCGCTGGCGCGGCAACGTGCGCGTGGTGCTGGACCGTTACGCGCCGTATTCGATTTACCGGCTGCAGGTCGGGAGCGGCTTCCTGATGGCGTTTTCGGCCTTGCAGTTCGCCGGCATCACGGTCGAAAAATCGCTGCAGCGCCTGTCCGGCCAGGCCCCGCCATGGCTGCGCGAACGGCTCGACGGCGCGCTGCTGGGGGTCAAGTCCGGCCTCAATTGCGGCGAGGCCCTGCGCAACGCCGGTTACGGTTTTCCCTCGCCCGAAGTGGTCGACGACCTGTGCGTGTATGCCGAATACAAGGGCTTTGCCGACGCGCTCAAGATCCTGGCCGACGAATGGCTGGCCGATGGCGTGGAGACCGTGAGTGCCCAGATGAAGGTGCTCAACGGCTTTGCGGTGATCGCGCTGGCACTGGTGATCGCCTGGCTGGTGACCGGCTTTTTCGGCATTCAGCAGGAAATCGCCAGCATGACGCGCAGCATGCGCTGA
- a CDS encoding GspE/PulE family protein — MARGAGAPQVLSRSGAFEGSAEERKLLCLLSDGRLLIAQGQESNPHVLSYRARLQKMARECTVSVVDIETIAALYNNGAGEQGGRRHEHSMMQVTAKELLNRACRERASDIHIRVRRCSTETYFRIHNDLVRIGSQTSEYGERLLATLYGAMTSVSDSSYKPTERQDASIADRDKLPPQLYGVRIATAPTSEGTLMVLRLLYNDAGDTIDLRPLGFSEPHAEQMQRLKEQPTGMNIISGPTGSGKSTTLQRVLSGAIQEAGHKLHVLTVEDPVEYPIDGAVQTSVTNAGTEEERSRLFSAAISNAMRLDPDTIMIGEMRDKASAQSALRASMTGHQVWTTVHANSAMAIVDRLLDLGLPLSMVADHLVVTGLISQRLVKLLCPACKVTLGEAPEALAAPLLARVRQATGAAFERVCVAGPGCPACREQGTAGRTVVAEVITPDARFFDFIRSGAKGQALDYWRRELGGQTLLEHALQKVAAGLVDPRMAEKVVGHLAFDAPRAERHLNVVEALHAG, encoded by the coding sequence GTGGCGCGCGGCGCCGGCGCGCCCCAGGTGCTGAGCCGTTCCGGCGCCTTCGAAGGCAGCGCCGAGGAACGCAAGCTGCTGTGCCTGCTGTCCGACGGCCGCCTGCTGATCGCCCAGGGCCAGGAATCCAATCCGCATGTGCTGTCCTACCGCGCGCGGCTGCAGAAGATGGCGCGCGAGTGCACGGTCAGCGTGGTCGATATCGAGACCATCGCCGCCCTGTACAACAATGGCGCGGGGGAGCAGGGCGGACGGCGCCACGAGCACTCCATGATGCAGGTGACGGCCAAGGAGCTGCTCAACCGCGCCTGCCGCGAACGCGCCTCGGACATCCACATCCGGGTGCGCCGCTGCAGCACCGAAACCTATTTTCGGATTCATAACGACCTGGTGCGGATTGGCAGCCAGACTTCCGAATACGGCGAGCGCCTGCTGGCCACCCTGTACGGCGCGATGACCTCGGTGTCCGACAGTTCGTACAAGCCGACCGAGCGCCAGGATGCCAGCATCGCCGACCGCGACAAGCTGCCGCCGCAGCTGTACGGCGTGCGCATCGCCACCGCGCCCACCAGCGAGGGCACCTTGATGGTGCTGCGGCTGCTGTACAACGACGCCGGCGACACCATCGACCTGCGTCCGCTCGGTTTTAGCGAGCCGCATGCCGAGCAGATGCAGCGGCTCAAGGAACAGCCGACCGGCATGAACATCATCAGCGGCCCGACCGGCTCGGGCAAGTCGACCACCCTGCAGCGGGTACTGAGCGGCGCCATCCAGGAGGCCGGGCACAAGCTGCACGTGCTGACCGTGGAAGACCCGGTCGAGTATCCGATCGACGGCGCGGTGCAGACCTCGGTGACCAACGCCGGCACCGAGGAAGAGCGCTCGCGCCTGTTTTCGGCGGCGATCAGCAACGCCATGCGGCTCGACCCGGACACCATCATGATCGGCGAAATGCGCGACAAGGCCTCGGCCCAGAGCGCGCTGCGGGCCTCGATGACCGGGCACCAGGTGTGGACCACGGTGCACGCCAACAGCGCCATGGCGATCGTCGACCGCCTGCTCGACCTGGGCCTGCCATTGAGCATGGTGGCCGACCATCTGGTGGTGACCGGCTTGATCAGCCAGCGCCTGGTCAAGCTGCTGTGCCCCGCTTGCAAGGTGACCTTGGGCGAGGCGCCCGAGGCGCTGGCCGCGCCGCTGCTGGCGCGGGTGCGCCAGGCCACCGGCGCCGCGTTCGAGCGGGTGTGCGTGGCCGGGCCGGGTTGCCCGGCCTGCCGCGAGCAGGGCACGGCGGGGCGCACCGTGGTGGCCGAGGTGATCACGCCGGACGCACGCTTTTTCGATTTCATCCGCAGCGGCGCCAAGGGCCAGGCGCTGGATTACTGGCGCCGCGAGCTGGGCGGCCAGACCTTGCTCGAACACGCGCTGCAAAAGGTCGCGGCCGGCCTGGTCGATCCGCGCATGGCCGAGAAAGTGGTGGGCCACCTGGCCTTCGATGCGCCGCGCGCCGAGCGCCATCTGAACGTGGTGGAGGCGCTCCATGCAGGTTGA
- a CDS encoding ATPase, T2SS/T4P/T4SS family, translated as MLDVTAVRQLVFSDLYLGHPTLEDRFCDVPGAPANPLCASAALRDDLDLLIGVCKAALAGPRAPARCRVAHDGVDYHMTTMVTAGGQVFVLRKLAGTIRSLAELGIPNAFIPALLGRGLSGLFLVAGAAKSGKTSTACAIVKERLAAHGGVALTGESLIELPLEGSYGDGVCYQTGTGADASVAEALRRVLGSGAHIILLDEIRDQESAVAALRASIDGYLLISTMRADSATQAIGKLESLAAERLGAVHARALMADGLAGVLHQQLGASAKITLRTDMLMLKEAPSARSHLRSGQYDLLAAIARQQMAVLIAASAAIPMAQR; from the coding sequence ATGCTTGATGTCACCGCAGTGCGCCAACTGGTGTTTTCCGACCTGTACCTGGGCCACCCGACCCTGGAGGACCGCTTCTGCGACGTCCCCGGCGCCCCCGCCAATCCGCTGTGCGCCAGCGCCGCGCTGCGCGACGACCTGGACCTGCTGATCGGGGTCTGCAAGGCGGCGCTGGCGGGGCCGCGCGCGCCGGCCCGCTGCCGGGTGGCGCACGATGGCGTCGATTACCACATGACGACCATGGTGACCGCGGGCGGGCAGGTATTCGTGCTGCGCAAGCTGGCCGGCACGATCCGTTCGCTGGCCGAACTGGGCATCCCGAACGCGTTCATCCCGGCGCTGCTGGGACGCGGCCTGTCCGGCCTGTTCCTGGTCGCCGGCGCCGCCAAATCGGGCAAGACCAGCACCGCCTGCGCCATCGTCAAGGAGCGCCTGGCGGCGCACGGCGGCGTGGCCCTCACCGGCGAGTCGCTGATCGAACTGCCGCTCGAAGGCAGTTATGGCGACGGCGTCTGCTACCAGACCGGCACCGGCGCCGACGCCAGCGTCGCCGAGGCGCTGCGGCGCGTGCTGGGGAGCGGCGCGCACATCATCCTGCTCGACGAGATCCGCGACCAGGAGTCCGCCGTGGCCGCGCTGCGCGCCAGCATCGACGGCTACCTGTTGATCAGTACCATGCGCGCCGACAGCGCCACCCAGGCGATCGGCAAGCTCGAGTCGCTGGCGGCGGAGCGCCTCGGCGCGGTCCACGCGCGCGCCTTGATGGCCGACGGCCTGGCCGGGGTGCTGCACCAGCAGCTTGGCGCGAGCGCCAAAATCACGCTCAGGACCGACATGCTGATGTTGAAAGAGGCGCCGTCGGCGCGCAGCCATCTGCGCAGCGGCCAGTACGATCTGCTGGCGGCCATCGCCAGGCAGCAGATGGCCGTCCTGATCGCCGCCAGCGCGGCCATTCCCATGGCGCAGCGCTAA
- the pilP gene encoding type IV pilus biogenesis protein PilP — translation MRNKLCLLFLLAAAAGRAGAGPATVAVPAGARAAAGAPAPATVNASDTLTRIESETLVLKARERQLAVRAAIAQRQNEIAGRQDEGARLGGAASAASPVVQSLEGIGQHQCATLLFDSGAVVEVRAGDVLAGGMRVLSIESNGVIVETARKKRLRLHLADSAAAPFNPVAAPRPALALPPLFPGAKGGER, via the coding sequence ATGCGAAATAAACTGTGCCTGCTGTTCCTGTTGGCGGCGGCCGCTGGCCGTGCCGGCGCCGGCCCCGCCACCGTGGCCGTCCCTGCCGGCGCGCGCGCTGCCGCGGGCGCGCCGGCGCCGGCCACCGTCAACGCGTCCGACACCTTGACCCGGATCGAATCCGAGACCCTGGTGCTCAAGGCGCGCGAGCGCCAGCTGGCGGTGCGGGCGGCCATCGCGCAGCGCCAGAACGAGATCGCCGGGCGCCAGGACGAGGGCGCGCGCCTGGGCGGTGCGGCGAGCGCGGCCAGCCCGGTGGTGCAGTCGCTCGAAGGCATCGGCCAGCACCAGTGTGCGACCTTGCTGTTCGACAGCGGCGCCGTGGTTGAGGTGCGCGCCGGCGATGTGCTGGCCGGCGGCATGCGCGTGCTGAGCATCGAATCGAACGGCGTGATTGTCGAAACGGCCAGGAAGAAGCGCCTGCGCCTGCATCTCGCGGACAGCGCGGCGGCGCCGTTCAATCCGGTGGCGGCGCCACGTCCGGCGCTCGCCCTGCCACCGCTGTTCCCCGGCGCCAAAGGGGGCGAGCGTTGA
- a CDS encoding type 4 pilus major pilin: MKPIHYPRRQNGASLLEAIAYLGIAAIVILGAVSLLTGAFSSAQSNQACEEVTAIRTAVRKLYMGQGYGSAALNQTLKTAGAFPGTLAVTSTGTATNVWGGNVVVTGTGGSFTIAYPGLPQDVCLATLVGASGWQSIAAPGSASITTFPITPAAAATACSVSAAGGNALTFTSN; this comes from the coding sequence ATGAAACCGATCCATTACCCACGCCGCCAAAACGGCGCCTCCCTGCTGGAAGCCATCGCCTACCTCGGGATTGCCGCCATCGTCATCCTGGGCGCGGTCTCGCTGCTGACCGGCGCCTTCAGCAGCGCCCAATCGAACCAGGCCTGCGAGGAAGTGACCGCCATCCGCACCGCCGTGCGCAAGCTGTACATGGGCCAGGGCTACGGCAGCGCCGCGCTGAACCAGACGCTCAAGACTGCCGGCGCCTTTCCCGGCACCCTGGCGGTGACCTCCACCGGCACCGCCACCAACGTCTGGGGCGGCAATGTGGTCGTCACCGGCACCGGCGGCAGCTTCACCATCGCCTATCCGGGCTTGCCGCAGGACGTATGCCTGGCCACCCTGGTCGGGGCCAGCGGCTGGCAGTCGATCGCCGCGCCGGGCTCGGCGTCGATCACGACATTCCCGATCACGCCGGCCGCAGCCGCCACCGCCTGCAGCGTGAGCGCCGCCGGAGGCAATGCGCTGACCTTCACCTCCAATTGA
- the pilO2 gene encoding type 4b pilus protein PilO2, translating to MSNPIIELGRHKFICGLFWQSLSRPRELAREAADLARKIDCDLVVLRREYSTAQAGFAHSGSGARQTVYSLAAAVASRLARDGAHYDGENQPVHNWLAAFRLADGNWAYFAVRDANFLPNGDFAGSREEVFERLHGDYGLGGWNLVIGDAELEHYGFHNFRERSIEDVLGEPAGGRIKVSKAWMLRPTAARLSPRMLAAAAAVCALLVLGAGLGWRQYQLRQQAQRMAAVAEMARQAGLPRPRAALAPAPHPWIHSAAPVKVARACVAGLAQLTPGGWALAEYSCGAPEQRFTWARQESTVDLLLAQVPQAQVDIGGDTATLALPFAPGAGADDVLLPRQQLVAGIQSRLQLMNLGLHLALTPPPPPAGNAEGTMAPDWYTYTYAIGPVGVSPLEVAAILDMPGIRLERLRYRAGIWSLEGVIYAK from the coding sequence ATGAGCAATCCCATCATCGAGTTGGGGCGCCACAAGTTCATCTGCGGCCTGTTCTGGCAGTCGCTGTCGCGTCCGCGCGAATTGGCGCGCGAGGCGGCCGACCTGGCGCGCAAGATCGATTGCGACCTGGTGGTGCTGCGGCGCGAGTATTCCACTGCGCAGGCCGGCTTCGCGCACAGCGGTTCCGGTGCGCGCCAGACCGTGTATTCGCTGGCGGCGGCGGTGGCGAGCCGGCTGGCACGCGACGGCGCCCACTACGACGGCGAAAACCAGCCGGTGCACAACTGGCTGGCGGCATTCCGCCTGGCGGACGGCAACTGGGCTTACTTCGCGGTGCGCGACGCCAACTTTTTGCCCAACGGCGACTTCGCCGGCAGCCGCGAGGAAGTCTTCGAACGCCTGCACGGCGATTATGGCCTGGGTGGCTGGAACCTGGTTATCGGCGACGCCGAGCTGGAACACTACGGCTTCCACAATTTCCGCGAGCGCAGCATCGAGGACGTGCTGGGCGAACCGGCCGGCGGGCGCATCAAGGTCAGCAAGGCCTGGATGCTGCGCCCGACCGCCGCGCGCCTGTCGCCGCGCATGCTGGCGGCCGCTGCCGCCGTGTGCGCCTTGCTGGTGCTCGGCGCCGGCCTTGGCTGGCGCCAGTACCAGCTGCGCCAGCAGGCGCAGCGCATGGCCGCCGTGGCTGAGATGGCGCGCCAGGCCGGATTGCCGCGTCCCAGGGCGGCGCTGGCGCCGGCGCCGCATCCGTGGATCCACAGCGCCGCCCCGGTCAAGGTGGCGCGCGCCTGCGTGGCCGGGCTCGCGCAGCTCACACCCGGCGGCTGGGCCCTGGCCGAATACAGCTGCGGCGCACCCGAACAGCGCTTCACCTGGGCGCGCCAGGAATCGACCGTCGATCTGCTGCTGGCGCAAGTGCCGCAAGCCCAGGTCGATATCGGCGGCGACACCGCCACCCTGGCGCTGCCGTTCGCGCCCGGCGCCGGCGCCGACGATGTGCTGCTGCCGCGCCAGCAACTGGTGGCGGGCATCCAGTCGCGCCTGCAGTTGATGAACCTGGGCCTGCACCTGGCCTTGACGCCGCCGCCGCCGCCCGCGGGCAATGCCGAGGGAACCATGGCGCCCGACTGGTACACCTATACGTATGCGATCGGGCCGGTCGGCGTCTCGCCGCTGGAAGTGGCCGCGATCCTCGACATGCCGGGCATCCGGCTCGAGCGATTGCGCTACCGCGCCGGAATCTGGTCTTTGGAAGGAGTCATTTATGCGAAATAA
- a CDS encoding PilN family type IVB pilus formation outer membrane protein has product MKAGSMTALALCASLAACSDIAQRDPRTFGDPGDKIAQLSRQVGTARPLAAPVVLHADGIWLGHKTVKLASAPALPPVFGEPASFDRTVASLAELAERITMRSGIPTKVSPGALAVAGGALAPAAAAAAAAGAAGAGTVAPIVPPLNPAPPKSAVPRAEPVHIAYRNGNFQNFLDTVAARYGVYWKYASGTILFFHTEARSFQINALPGDATFSATVSSGAASSGGVSGGSGGGGGGSNGVSASNNQNTAVSSQLSVYSNLQKSIGAMLSPYGQVVASPATGSITVVDTPDAMERIAAFIDSENQAMARQIAINVTVLSVTLSDADEYGINWNLVYSNLLNTYGIRNTIAGAPGGGAAAFSAGVLASSNGKFAGSSLMIQALSQQGKVRRQTSASVVTLNNQPVPVQVAKQTSYLKSSDTTTSPLAGSTTSLTPGVVTSGFNMSILPHLLDDGTVMLQFSTDISALRQIRRVTSGSGSSGSSIESPELDTRNFLQRVAMKSNETLIISGFEQTDDDLDRQGVGHPANFVLGGALARKASKEVIVILVTPTTMAGG; this is encoded by the coding sequence ATGAAAGCCGGATCGATGACCGCGCTGGCATTGTGTGCCAGCTTGGCGGCGTGCTCGGATATCGCGCAGCGCGACCCGCGCACCTTCGGCGACCCGGGCGACAAGATCGCGCAGCTGTCGCGCCAGGTCGGCACGGCCAGGCCGCTCGCGGCGCCCGTCGTGCTGCACGCCGACGGCATCTGGCTCGGCCACAAGACGGTCAAGCTGGCCAGCGCGCCGGCCTTGCCGCCGGTATTTGGCGAGCCGGCCAGTTTCGATCGCACCGTTGCGTCGCTGGCGGAACTGGCCGAGCGCATCACCATGCGTTCGGGCATTCCGACCAAGGTCAGTCCCGGTGCGCTGGCCGTGGCCGGCGGCGCACTGGCGCCGGCCGCCGCCGCAGCCGCCGCCGCAGGAGCGGCGGGCGCCGGCACGGTCGCGCCGATCGTGCCGCCGCTGAACCCGGCGCCGCCGAAAAGCGCCGTGCCCAGGGCCGAGCCGGTGCACATCGCCTACCGCAACGGCAACTTCCAGAACTTCCTCGACACGGTGGCCGCGCGCTACGGCGTCTACTGGAAATACGCCAGCGGCACCATCCTGTTCTTCCATACCGAAGCGCGTTCGTTCCAGATCAACGCGCTGCCGGGCGACGCCACCTTCAGCGCCACCGTCAGCAGCGGCGCCGCGTCCAGCGGCGGCGTGTCCGGCGGCAGCGGTGGTGGCGGCGGCGGCAGCAATGGCGTGAGCGCCAGCAACAACCAGAATACGGCCGTCAGTTCGCAGCTGTCGGTCTACTCGAACCTGCAAAAATCGATCGGCGCCATGCTCTCGCCTTACGGCCAGGTGGTCGCGTCGCCCGCCACCGGCAGCATCACCGTGGTCGACACGCCCGACGCCATGGAACGCATCGCCGCCTTTATCGACAGCGAAAACCAGGCCATGGCGCGCCAGATCGCGATCAACGTGACGGTGCTGTCGGTGACCTTGAGCGACGCCGACGAGTACGGCATCAACTGGAACCTGGTGTACAGCAATCTGCTCAACACTTACGGCATCCGCAACACCATCGCCGGCGCGCCCGGCGGCGGCGCGGCGGCGTTTTCGGCCGGCGTGCTCGCTTCGTCGAACGGCAAGTTCGCCGGCAGCTCGCTGATGATCCAGGCGCTGTCGCAGCAGGGCAAGGTGCGGCGCCAGACCAGTGCCAGCGTGGTGACCTTGAATAACCAGCCGGTGCCGGTGCAGGTGGCCAAGCAGACCAGCTACCTGAAGTCGTCCGACACCACCACCTCGCCGCTGGCCGGTTCGACCACCTCGCTCACGCCTGGTGTGGTCACCTCGGGCTTTAACATGAGCATCCTGCCGCATCTGCTGGACGACGGCACGGTGATGCTGCAATTTTCGACCGACATCTCGGCCCTGCGCCAGATCCGCCGCGTCACCAGCGGCAGCGGCAGCAGCGGCAGCAGCATCGAATCGCCCGAGCTCGACACCCGCAACTTCCTGCAGCGGGTCGCGATGAAGTCGAACGAGACCTTGATCATCAGCGGCTTCGAGCAGACCGACGACGACCTCGACCGCCAGGGCGTCGGCCATCCGGCCAACTTCGTGCTGGGCGGCGCGCTGGCGCGCAAGGCCAGCAAGGAAGTGATCGTGATCCTGGTGACCCCGACCACCATGGCCGGCGGCTGA